One stretch of Verrucomicrobiia bacterium DNA includes these proteins:
- the tgt gene encoding tRNA guanosine(34) transglycosylase Tgt → MFELLKTDTTSKARLGRMTTTRGVVDTPVFMSVGTQASVKALDPRELMEMNTQIILGNTYHLSIRPGMDIMKLAGGLHKFMNWNLPILTDSGGFQVFSLGKIRTVREDGVEFRSHLDGSPIFMGPKESMAIQRELGSDIAMVFDECPPHDKPYNEIKAAVERTIRWAEVCRVQPRAEGQFYFGIAQGAGHAELREKCAKAIVGMDFDGYAIGGVSVGEPEPEMMKAVEYTEPHLPANKPRYAMGLGTPAQLVELVARGVDMFDCVLPTRVARNGTAFTYKGTISIKGGFNKADFGPIEEGCECYACRNFTRAYLRHLLNVEEILGLRMLSVHNTFMFQRVMADIRKHLAAGTFGEFRAEFIKNYIPTEKVLAAREEHLRKTDTASRGE, encoded by the coding sequence CGATTGGGGCGCATGACGACGACGCGTGGTGTGGTGGATACGCCGGTGTTCATGTCAGTGGGCACGCAGGCGAGCGTGAAGGCATTGGACCCGCGTGAGTTGATGGAGATGAATACCCAGATCATTCTGGGGAATACGTATCATCTCTCCATCCGTCCCGGCATGGACATCATGAAGCTGGCAGGTGGCCTGCATAAGTTCATGAATTGGAATCTGCCCATCCTTACGGACTCGGGCGGGTTTCAAGTGTTCAGTCTCGGAAAGATCCGCACGGTGCGGGAAGATGGTGTGGAGTTCCGTTCGCATCTGGATGGCTCGCCGATCTTCATGGGGCCGAAAGAGTCGATGGCCATCCAGCGTGAGTTGGGTTCGGACATCGCGATGGTGTTCGATGAATGCCCGCCGCATGACAAGCCGTATAACGAGATCAAAGCCGCAGTGGAGCGGACGATCCGTTGGGCGGAGGTGTGTCGGGTGCAGCCGCGAGCGGAAGGGCAGTTCTACTTCGGCATCGCTCAAGGGGCAGGGCATGCGGAGCTTCGCGAGAAGTGCGCTAAGGCGATTGTGGGCATGGATTTTGATGGTTATGCCATTGGTGGCGTGAGCGTGGGCGAGCCGGAGCCGGAGATGATGAAGGCCGTGGAATACACGGAACCGCATCTCCCGGCGAACAAGCCGCGCTACGCCATGGGTTTGGGAACTCCGGCGCAGTTGGTTGAATTAGTGGCGCGAGGGGTGGATATGTTCGATTGCGTGTTGCCCACCCGGGTGGCGCGGAATGGCACAGCATTCACATACAAGGGCACCATCAGCATCAAGGGTGGTTTTAACAAGGCGGACTTTGGGCCGATTGAAGAGGGGTGCGAGTGCTATGCCTGCCGGAATTTTACGCGGGCTTACCTGCGGCATCTGCTGAATGTGGAGGAAATCCTTGGTCTGCGTATGCTCAGTGTGCATAACACCTTTATGTTCCAACGGGTTATGGCGGATATTCGCAAGCATCTGGCTGCTGGCACGTTCGGGGAGTTCCGGGCGGAATTCATCAAGAATTACATCCCGACGGAGAAGGTTTTGGCGGCTCGGGAAGAGCATCTGCGTAAAACGGACACCGCCAGCCGGGGTGAGTAA
- the yajC gene encoding preprotein translocase subunit YajC, producing the protein MIETGMTFLLAQAAGGQSQQPAWAGLVPMVLMFVIFYFLLIRPQQKKAKEHAELLKTLKRGDKVVTNGGIVGVIITVKEKHVTVRSEDSKFEVLRTAIAEITERGSSTGPEVKEA; encoded by the coding sequence ATGATTGAAACAGGAATGACATTTTTGCTCGCACAGGCCGCAGGTGGACAGTCGCAACAACCAGCTTGGGCCGGTTTGGTGCCGATGGTGCTGATGTTCGTGATCTTCTATTTCCTGTTGATCCGTCCGCAGCAGAAGAAGGCCAAGGAGCATGCGGAACTGCTGAAGACTTTGAAGCGTGGGGACAAAGTGGTGACGAACGGCGGCATCGTCGGCGTCATCATCACGGTGAAAGAGAAGCATGTGACTGTACGTTCGGAAGATTCGAAGTTTGAAGTCTTGCGTACGGCCATCGCGGAGATCACTGAGCGCGGCAGCAGCACCGGTCCAGAAGTCAAGGAAGCCTAA
- the secD gene encoding protein translocase subunit SecD, with translation MNSSHLWKLLLVVFVVAWSVNEMNPPTSRNLIQVFEEKAVNNTDTNFTAIVAQAKKLEAENPTRVYGSLWDAIGTNDIASYFPTYAKGQTTNAKRTILNRLQRDASGQIRLGLDLQGGTAFLVGVDVDAAVNNAQQQGTNAVTLSEIERAHRKQEALTQAVEVLRKRVDRFGVSEPIIQPQGEKRILIQMPGLSEVDREAVRETLQKVAHLEFRMVHRESDRYLQQGLVPPGYEILREEVSLQDGTKGSRAYVVSKKASEGLTGKYVQRAGVALNPITSKPEIHLTFDAEGATKFGNVTKAHVGEQLAIVLDGELYSAPNINEPILGGNCQITGNYDLKEAYRLANALENPLEAPVEIEEERSVDPSLGKDSIESGIRASMYGIILVAGFMLVYYMLAGLIANIALMLNIVILIGVMCSIDATFTLPGIAGIVLTIGMAVDANVLIFERMREELEAGKALRAALKAGYEKAFSTILDANVTTLISSVLLIYFGTGPVQGFGVTLSIGVAVSMFTALVVTRLIFDWLIYKNVISSLKMFKLVGKTNFDFLKLAKPAFILSWTLVIVGSGYGLYRGSHALGVDFKGGDNAIFEYTQKVEQTEIRNVLEKAELGEFTIQYQSGEKERLSILTEFEKGSKVESILKSSFEKAGFKLVSLDKVGPAVGMEIVKSAVVATLLSLLGILVYVALRYEFSFALGAVVAVLHDVFMTLGWFFLTDRQLSATMVAAILTIIGFSINDTIVIFDRIREHLKMGARGSFKEIMNSALNETLSRTIITSGTVLLSTGALYIWGGGVINDFAFTFLVGILTGCYSSIYIAAAIVLWYHKGEKPKTSGSAVVMDRAVETVEVR, from the coding sequence ATGAATTCCAGTCATCTTTGGAAGTTATTGTTGGTCGTCTTTGTCGTGGCGTGGTCCGTGAACGAGATGAACCCGCCGACGAGCCGGAATCTGATCCAAGTTTTCGAAGAGAAGGCAGTCAACAATACGGATACCAATTTCACGGCCATCGTCGCTCAGGCGAAAAAGCTGGAAGCGGAGAATCCGACCCGGGTTTATGGCAGCTTGTGGGATGCGATCGGCACGAACGACATCGCTTCCTACTTTCCAACGTATGCCAAAGGCCAGACCACCAATGCCAAGCGCACGATCCTGAACCGTTTGCAGCGTGATGCATCGGGCCAGATCCGGTTGGGTCTCGACCTGCAAGGCGGCACCGCGTTCCTCGTGGGCGTGGATGTGGACGCTGCGGTGAACAATGCCCAACAGCAGGGCACCAATGCAGTCACGCTCAGTGAGATCGAACGGGCGCATCGCAAACAGGAAGCGCTTACCCAGGCGGTGGAAGTGCTCCGTAAGCGTGTGGACCGGTTCGGTGTGTCCGAGCCGATCATCCAGCCGCAGGGTGAGAAACGTATCCTGATACAGATGCCGGGTCTTTCCGAGGTGGATCGTGAAGCGGTCCGTGAGACGCTGCAAAAGGTGGCCCATCTGGAGTTCCGCATGGTGCATCGCGAGAGCGACCGTTATCTCCAGCAGGGTCTGGTGCCGCCGGGTTACGAGATCCTTCGTGAAGAAGTTTCCTTGCAGGACGGCACCAAAGGCAGCCGCGCTTATGTAGTAAGCAAGAAGGCTTCGGAAGGTCTGACGGGCAAGTATGTGCAGCGCGCCGGTGTGGCTTTGAACCCGATCACCTCCAAGCCGGAAATCCACCTTACTTTCGATGCCGAGGGTGCGACCAAGTTCGGCAATGTGACGAAGGCGCATGTGGGTGAGCAACTGGCCATTGTGCTGGATGGTGAGCTGTATTCTGCTCCAAACATCAATGAACCGATCTTGGGCGGCAACTGCCAGATCACGGGTAATTACGATTTGAAGGAGGCTTATCGCCTTGCCAATGCTTTGGAGAATCCGTTGGAAGCCCCGGTGGAGATCGAGGAGGAGCGTTCTGTGGACCCGTCATTGGGCAAAGACTCCATCGAAAGCGGCATCCGCGCTTCAATGTATGGTATCATTCTGGTGGCTGGATTCATGCTGGTGTATTATATGCTGGCGGGTTTGATCGCGAATATCGCCTTGATGCTTAACATCGTGATCCTGATTGGCGTGATGTGCTCGATCGATGCGACGTTCACGCTGCCGGGCATTGCGGGTATCGTGCTCACCATTGGTATGGCGGTGGATGCGAACGTGCTGATCTTCGAGCGTATGCGCGAGGAACTGGAGGCGGGGAAGGCATTGCGTGCGGCTCTGAAGGCAGGCTATGAAAAAGCTTTCAGCACGATTTTGGATGCGAACGTCACCACGTTGATCTCTTCCGTTTTGCTGATCTACTTCGGTACCGGTCCGGTGCAGGGCTTCGGTGTCACGCTCTCTATCGGTGTGGCGGTGAGCATGTTCACTGCATTGGTGGTGACGCGTCTGATCTTTGACTGGCTGATATACAAGAACGTGATCAGTTCACTGAAGATGTTCAAGCTCGTCGGCAAGACTAATTTCGACTTCCTGAAGCTGGCCAAGCCGGCGTTCATCCTGTCCTGGACGCTGGTGATCGTGGGTTCAGGGTATGGCCTGTATCGTGGGTCTCATGCTCTGGGCGTGGATTTCAAAGGTGGTGACAACGCCATCTTCGAATACACCCAGAAGGTGGAGCAGACGGAGATCCGTAATGTCCTGGAAAAGGCCGAACTGGGTGAATTCACGATCCAATATCAAAGCGGGGAGAAGGAGCGTCTGAGCATCCTGACGGAATTTGAAAAAGGGTCCAAGGTGGAAAGCATCCTGAAGAGTTCTTTCGAGAAGGCAGGCTTCAAGCTGGTGAGCCTGGACAAGGTCGGCCCGGCGGTGGGCATGGAGATCGTCAAATCGGCGGTCGTGGCCACGTTGCTTTCCTTGCTGGGCATCCTGGTCTATGTGGCATTGCGTTATGAGTTTTCCTTCGCCTTGGGTGCGGTGGTGGCGGTGCTTCACGACGTGTTCATGACGTTGGGCTGGTTCTTTCTCACGGACCGCCAGTTGAGCGCCACGATGGTGGCGGCCATCCTGACGATCATCGGTTTCTCGATCAACGATACCATCGTGATCTTTGACCGTATCCGCGAGCATCTGAAGATGGGTGCGCGCGGTTCGTTCAAAGAGATCATGAACAGCGCACTCAATGAGACTTTGAGCCGCACGATCATAACCTCCGGCACGGTGCTGCTCTCCACGGGCGCGCTTTATATCTGGGGTGGCGGTGTGATCAACGACTTCGCGTTCACGTTCCTGGTCGGCATCCTCACCGGCTGCTATTCCAGTATCTACATCGCGGCGGCGATCGTACTGTGGTATCATAAGGGCGAGAAGCCGAAGACCAGCGGTTCCGCAGTGGTGATGGACCGGGCGGTGGAGACGGTCGAGGTTCGTTAA
- a CDS encoding TerC family protein, whose translation MLAITEITGGHYAGFILVILFFLALDLGVFHKEARVVRFKEALGWTAVWFTLSMAFSGYVYHLRGREEALQYITGYIIELSLSMDNVFVIALIFAYFRVPLAYQHRVLFWGILGALVMRGVMIGVGAALIKTFAWTLYVFGAFLVFTGIKMMFGDDEGVEPEKNPIIRLVRKFYPVAKEFDGQKFTTEIDGKKILTPLALVLVMVETTDLIFAVDSIPAIFAITDKPFIVFTSNVFAILGLRSLYFVLADAIGMFRYLKVGLSVVLVFIGVKMLADPHGKTPEWYQFKIPITISLGVIAGIIIGSILLSLLVSKKEGKLPPDDQKPGAQPSAETDEAAGKDKGSGPK comes from the coding sequence ATGCTTGCGATCACGGAAATCACGGGCGGGCACTATGCCGGGTTCATCCTGGTGATCCTGTTCTTCCTCGCCCTTGACCTTGGGGTGTTCCACAAGGAAGCGCGGGTGGTGCGTTTCAAAGAAGCGCTGGGCTGGACGGCAGTGTGGTTTACGCTGTCCATGGCGTTTTCTGGTTATGTTTATCACCTGCGGGGGCGGGAGGAGGCTCTGCAATACATCACGGGTTATATCATCGAGTTGTCGCTTTCGATGGATAACGTCTTCGTGATCGCGCTGATTTTCGCTTACTTCCGGGTGCCGCTCGCCTATCAGCATCGGGTGCTGTTCTGGGGCATCCTTGGAGCGCTGGTGATGCGTGGCGTGATGATCGGGGTGGGTGCCGCCCTCATCAAGACGTTTGCGTGGACGTTGTATGTGTTCGGTGCGTTCCTGGTCTTCACTGGCATCAAGATGATGTTCGGTGATGACGAGGGCGTGGAGCCGGAGAAGAATCCGATCATCCGGCTGGTGAGGAAATTCTATCCGGTGGCCAAGGAGTTTGACGGACAGAAGTTCACGACCGAGATCGATGGCAAGAAGATACTGACTCCTCTGGCGCTGGTGCTGGTGATGGTGGAGACGACGGACCTGATCTTCGCAGTGGATTCCATCCCGGCAATCTTTGCGATCACGGACAAGCCGTTCATCGTTTTCACCTCGAACGTCTTTGCGATCCTCGGTTTGCGCTCGCTTTACTTCGTGCTGGCGGATGCCATCGGTATGTTCCGCTATTTGAAGGTCGGACTGTCGGTGGTGCTGGTGTTCATCGGCGTTAAGATGCTGGCCGATCCGCATGGCAAAACGCCAGAGTGGTATCAGTTCAAGATACCCATCACCATCTCTCTCGGTGTCATCGCGGGCATCATCATCGGATCCATCTTGCTCTCATTGCTTGTCTCGAAGAAGGAAGGAAAATTGCCGCCGGATGACCAGAAACCGGGTGCGCAGCCTTCGGCGGAAACGGACGAAGCCGCTGGCAAGGACAAGGGCAGCGGTCCTAAGTGA
- a CDS encoding exopolysaccharide biosynthesis protein yields the protein MHRQPLSQSLEALLGTADDNAVLTLNELIERTGGRGIYLFLILISLPFITPIPLPGFSLVVGVIIIIAGMRMALGLPPKLPGFIGKKVIPVERQRKIIAASIKWVKRIEKMAKPRGREWIGHTISLRANGLLIAFLGVLLVLPLPLPFTNSGPGLAVIFLCVSLMEEDAVLVWVGYFLSAASVIYLLALSKGAVEIFEKYSDNIRQFFGF from the coding sequence ATGCACCGGCAGCCGTTATCCCAGAGTTTGGAGGCGTTGCTGGGGACAGCGGATGACAACGCGGTGCTGACTCTGAACGAGCTTATCGAGCGGACAGGCGGTCGTGGTATTTACCTCTTCCTCATCCTCATCAGTCTGCCGTTCATCACGCCGATTCCACTGCCGGGTTTCAGTCTGGTTGTCGGAGTGATCATCATCATCGCGGGCATGCGCATGGCTTTGGGACTGCCGCCGAAATTGCCCGGTTTCATCGGCAAGAAGGTCATCCCGGTGGAACGTCAGCGTAAGATCATCGCGGCGAGCATCAAGTGGGTGAAACGGATCGAGAAGATGGCGAAGCCACGCGGACGTGAGTGGATCGGGCACACGATATCGCTGCGGGCGAACGGGTTGCTGATCGCGTTTTTGGGCGTGTTGCTGGTTTTGCCTTTGCCGCTGCCATTCACCAATTCCGGTCCTGGGCTGGCGGTCATCTTCTTGTGCGTGAGCCTGATGGAGGAGGATGCGGTGCTGGTGTGGGTCGGTTATTTTCTTTCGGCGGCATCGGTGATTTATCTGCTGGCTTTATCCAAGGGAGCCGTGGAAATCTTTGAGAAATATTCGGATAACATCCGTCAATTTTTCGGATTTTAA
- the recJ gene encoding single-stranded-DNA-specific exonuclease RecJ — protein sequence MKSYRWSFAPVQLELARVLSQGLKVSPLLAQCLLNREISEEAAAAEFLDPKLKNLRDPFLLPDMAKAVERLYSARKQGELVVIFGDYDVDGVTSTTLLSESLTALGWKVETYLPHRMEEGYGLSRDGVENCLRKYPAKVLLAVDCGSTAVETIQWLNERAVDVLVLDHHQVSSPEPKALGLVNPQRSDDKLSQMLCSVGLVFKLLHAIVKRGRELNFAEMATYDIRQYLDLVALGTVADLVPLRGENRVLVSQGLKALGETKRPGLIALKEVSQTSGNIGVYEVGYQLAPRLNAAGRLENASQALDLLRARSVAEALPLARELDVRNRERQEIEKGIAESAIATVRSQFQPERDYVIVLGEMMWHIGVVGIVASRVLREFYRPTIILGGSGEEWRGSGRSIEGFDLAAALRSCEDILVKHGGHAMAAGLTIVPLQVEAFRTRLNDLARKTISAEYLQPRLSLDAEITLGQVDMVFLDALQKLEPMGQGNAAVQLAARNLRMVGEPRRMGKEGQHVKFQATDGVSVRDVVWWGVGQAPMPKGVFDLAFAPQRNEYNGRTTIQLKLLDWREGKV from the coding sequence GTGAAATCGTATCGCTGGTCATTTGCGCCCGTCCAACTGGAGCTGGCCCGTGTCTTGAGCCAGGGCCTGAAGGTCTCGCCGCTGCTTGCCCAATGCCTGTTGAACCGCGAGATATCGGAGGAGGCTGCCGCTGCTGAGTTTCTTGATCCCAAGTTGAAGAACTTGCGCGATCCGTTTTTGCTGCCGGACATGGCGAAGGCGGTGGAACGGCTTTACTCTGCGCGGAAGCAGGGTGAACTGGTCGTCATCTTCGGTGATTACGATGTGGACGGTGTGACTTCCACGACGTTATTGAGTGAATCGCTGACGGCATTGGGTTGGAAGGTGGAAACGTATCTGCCGCATCGCATGGAGGAGGGATACGGGCTAAGTCGCGATGGCGTGGAGAACTGCCTGAGGAAGTATCCGGCGAAGGTGTTGCTGGCGGTGGATTGCGGTTCTACGGCGGTAGAGACGATTCAGTGGTTGAACGAGCGGGCAGTGGATGTGTTGGTATTGGATCACCATCAGGTTTCTTCACCGGAACCGAAGGCGCTAGGGTTGGTGAACCCACAGCGCAGTGATGATAAACTGAGCCAGATGTTGTGCTCCGTGGGGTTGGTATTCAAACTTCTGCACGCGATCGTGAAACGTGGGCGTGAGCTGAATTTCGCAGAGATGGCCACGTATGATATCCGGCAATACCTGGATCTGGTGGCGCTAGGAACGGTAGCGGACTTGGTGCCGTTGCGAGGGGAGAATCGCGTGCTGGTCTCACAGGGGTTGAAGGCGTTGGGGGAGACGAAGCGGCCGGGGTTGATCGCGTTGAAGGAGGTAAGCCAGACGAGCGGGAATATCGGCGTGTATGAGGTGGGGTATCAACTGGCGCCGCGATTGAATGCGGCGGGGCGGTTGGAGAATGCGTCGCAGGCATTGGATTTGTTGCGCGCCAGATCGGTGGCGGAAGCGTTGCCTTTGGCGCGCGAGTTGGATGTGCGGAATCGGGAGCGGCAGGAGATCGAGAAGGGGATAGCGGAGTCGGCCATCGCAACGGTGCGCAGTCAGTTCCAGCCGGAGCGGGATTACGTGATCGTGCTGGGGGAGATGATGTGGCACATCGGCGTGGTGGGGATTGTGGCCTCGCGGGTGTTGAGGGAATTTTATCGACCCACAATCATTTTAGGCGGATCGGGTGAGGAGTGGCGTGGCTCGGGGCGGAGCATTGAGGGATTTGATCTGGCGGCGGCGTTGCGCTCGTGTGAGGACATCTTAGTGAAGCATGGCGGGCATGCGATGGCGGCGGGGTTGACGATCGTGCCATTGCAGGTGGAGGCGTTTCGCACACGTTTGAACGATCTGGCGCGCAAGACGATTTCAGCGGAATATCTGCAGCCACGGCTTTCGCTGGATGCAGAGATCACGCTGGGGCAGGTGGACATGGTGTTTCTGGATGCTTTGCAAAAGCTGGAGCCGATGGGACAAGGGAATGCTGCGGTGCAACTGGCGGCGCGGAATCTGCGGATGGTGGGGGAGCCGCGTCGCATGGGGAAGGAAGGGCAGCATGTGAAGTTTCAGGCAACGGATGGGGTGTCTGTGCGTGATGTGGTGTGGTGGGGCGTGGGGCAGGCGCCGATGCCGAAGGGTGTGTTTGATCTGGCGTTCGCGCCGCAGCGGAATGAATACAATGGGCGGACAACGATCCAGTTGAAGTTGCTGGATTGGAGAGAGGGAAAAGTTTAA
- the ispD gene encoding 2-C-methyl-D-erythritol 4-phosphate cytidylyltransferase, translating to MVSAVIVAAGRGTRMGPNVDKLFLEVNGKPIIVHTWRQFDSCAAVDEIVLVVREGMQSAFEELAADEGFKKPYRLVPGGKERQDSVWNGIVAISEKAEIVAIHDGARPCVTYELIAATIQAARETGAAVAAQRVVDTMKESTDGKTISGHLDRSRLWSVQTPQTFQVPVIRKALSLVKERGLLVTDDTAACELIGQPVRLVECATPNVKATAPSDIPWLEILLKK from the coding sequence ATGGTATCAGCAGTGATTGTGGCGGCGGGGCGCGGGACGCGCATGGGACCGAATGTGGACAAGCTGTTCCTTGAAGTGAACGGCAAGCCCATCATCGTACACACATGGCGGCAGTTCGATTCATGTGCGGCAGTGGATGAGATCGTGTTGGTGGTGCGGGAGGGGATGCAATCGGCGTTTGAAGAGTTGGCGGCGGATGAAGGTTTCAAGAAGCCGTATCGGTTGGTGCCGGGCGGGAAGGAACGACAGGATTCGGTGTGGAATGGCATCGTGGCGATTTCAGAGAAGGCGGAGATTGTGGCCATTCATGACGGGGCGCGGCCTTGTGTGACGTATGAACTTATCGCGGCGACTATTCAAGCGGCGCGTGAGACGGGTGCGGCGGTAGCGGCGCAACGGGTGGTGGATACGATGAAGGAATCCACGGATGGCAAGACCATCAGCGGGCACTTGGACCGGAGCCGGTTGTGGTCGGTGCAAACGCCGCAGACGTTTCAGGTGCCGGTCATCCGCAAAGCGTTATCACTGGTGAAGGAGAGGGGACTTTTGGTGACGGATGATACGGCGGCATGTGAATTGATTGGGCAGCCGGTGCGGTTGGTGGAGTGTGCGACGCCGAATGTGAAGGCTACGGCGCCATCGGATATTCCGTGGCTGGAGATACTCTTAAAGAAATGA
- a CDS encoding S41 family peptidase, whose translation MKKKILFSTVTLVLGVNLFLGAQIYFHSVQAAGKDDPYSHYALLARVMEMIRKDYVDGEKVSYQDLMHGALRGMVSTLDPHSEFMDASKFKDLQDDTEGQFGGVGIVIQSKNGFLTVVAPIEDTPGYAAGILSGDRIVEIGGKNAEKLPISEAVKRLRGAPGTEVTIKVAREGWAEPKEIKLVRAEIKVDTAKDLSGKREFKLLEDNIGYVRLTQFGEKTADELKAALEKQQKAGMKALVLDLRANPGGLLDQAVKVCELFLPRGQLIVTTEGRNEAQKSSYSAKGPGIYKDIPMVVLVNGGSASASEIVAGCLQDVKRAHIMGEQSFGKGSVQSILPLPDDSALRLTTAKYYTPSHKTIHEHGITPDSIVPMSLEDEVNLARLRSPGGAEMLEGEDKEKVLGTKDVQLERAMDLLKGILLYTGQDAKKAAKKG comes from the coding sequence ATGAAGAAAAAAATCCTCTTCAGTACGGTGACCTTGGTGCTTGGGGTGAACCTGTTCCTCGGTGCGCAGATCTATTTCCACAGTGTGCAGGCGGCGGGCAAGGATGACCCGTACAGTCATTACGCGTTGCTGGCGAGGGTGATGGAGATGATCCGCAAGGATTATGTGGATGGGGAAAAGGTGTCTTATCAGGATCTGATGCATGGGGCGTTGCGCGGTATGGTGTCCACACTGGACCCGCACAGCGAGTTCATGGATGCGTCTAAGTTCAAGGATTTGCAGGATGACACGGAAGGCCAGTTCGGCGGGGTGGGCATCGTCATCCAATCCAAAAATGGTTTTCTGACGGTGGTGGCGCCGATCGAGGATACGCCGGGTTATGCGGCGGGCATTTTGTCTGGTGATCGAATCGTGGAGATCGGGGGCAAGAATGCGGAGAAGCTGCCCATCTCGGAGGCGGTGAAGCGTTTGCGTGGTGCTCCGGGCACGGAGGTGACGATCAAGGTGGCTCGAGAAGGCTGGGCAGAACCGAAAGAGATAAAGCTGGTGCGTGCGGAGATCAAGGTGGATACGGCGAAGGATCTGAGCGGCAAGCGGGAGTTCAAGCTGCTGGAGGATAACATCGGTTACGTACGCCTGACACAGTTCGGCGAGAAGACAGCGGATGAATTGAAGGCGGCTTTGGAGAAACAGCAGAAGGCGGGGATGAAGGCGCTCGTGCTGGACTTGCGGGCGAATCCGGGTGGCTTGCTCGACCAGGCAGTGAAGGTCTGCGAATTGTTCCTGCCGCGCGGCCAGCTGATTGTGACGACGGAGGGCCGCAATGAAGCGCAGAAGTCTTCTTATTCGGCGAAGGGGCCGGGAATTTACAAAGACATCCCCATGGTGGTGTTGGTGAATGGTGGCAGTGCGAGCGCCTCGGAAATCGTGGCGGGTTGCCTGCAAGACGTGAAGCGCGCGCATATCATGGGCGAGCAGTCGTTCGGCAAGGGTTCGGTGCAAAGCATCTTGCCGTTGCCGGATGATTCGGCGCTACGCCTGACGACGGCGAAGTATTACACGCCGAGCCATAAGACGATCCATGAGCACGGCATCACGCCGGATAGCATCGTACCGATGTCGCTGGAGGATGAGGTGAATCTGGCGCGTTTGCGTTCCCCCGGTGGTGCGGAGATGTTGGAGGGTGAGGACAAGGAAAAGGTTCTCGGAACGAAGGATGTGCAATTGGAACGGGCGATGGATTTGCTGAAGGGGATTCTGCTCTACACGGGGCAGGATGCGAAGAAGGCGGCGAAGAAGGGTTAG
- a CDS encoding methyltransferase domain-containing protein, translating into MQDDVTVPKRFFKGWAIPGPDVPRTDVPEVEEGETLDAISGQFRLFQLEKGHRYSTDDVLTAWYGTSWCPTAHRVLDLGSGIGSVGMIAAWRLPGAKFVTIEAQEESVRLAGKSARYNGLTERYEIRQGDFREAGILREDDVFDLVLGSPPYFPLEAGVLGDHPQKIACRFETRGDILSYCQAASPRLAPGGVFACVFPVKPEAQKQRVFEAAKEAGMSVVRWRPVVLREGEVPLLGVFILMRAEHLPEDMRGQTWEEPPLIIRKTDGAVHPEYKAVKMAFGFPP; encoded by the coding sequence ATGCAGGATGATGTGACGGTGCCGAAGCGGTTTTTCAAAGGTTGGGCGATACCCGGACCGGATGTACCGCGTACGGATGTGCCCGAGGTGGAAGAAGGAGAAACCTTGGATGCCATCAGCGGGCAGTTCCGGTTGTTCCAACTGGAGAAGGGGCATCGCTACAGCACGGATGATGTGCTGACTGCGTGGTATGGGACGAGCTGGTGCCCGACGGCGCATCGGGTGCTGGATCTGGGCAGCGGTATCGGTTCGGTGGGCATGATCGCGGCGTGGCGATTGCCGGGGGCGAAGTTTGTAACGATCGAGGCACAGGAGGAGAGTGTGCGGCTGGCGGGGAAGTCGGCGAGGTATAACGGGCTGACGGAGCGTTATGAGATCCGGCAGGGGGATTTCCGTGAAGCGGGGATTTTGCGCGAGGATGACGTGTTTGATCTGGTGCTGGGCAGTCCGCCATATTTTCCCCTGGAAGCAGGTGTGCTGGGGGATCATCCGCAGAAGATCGCCTGCCGCTTCGAGACGCGTGGAGATATTTTAAGCTATTGCCAGGCGGCGTCACCGCGGCTGGCGCCGGGTGGTGTGTTCGCGTGCGTGTTTCCGGTGAAGCCGGAGGCGCAGAAGCAACGAGTGTTCGAGGCGGCGAAGGAAGCAGGGATGAGTGTGGTGCGCTGGCGGCCAGTTGTATTGCGGGAAGGAGAGGTGCCGTTACTGGGTGTGTTCATCCTCATGCGTGCGGAACATCTGCCGGAGGATATGCGGGGGCAGACATGGGAGGAGCCTCCGTTGATCATCCGCAAGACGGATGGGGCGGTGCATCCGGAATATAAAGCGGTGAAAATGGCGTTCGGTTTCCCCCCCTGA